In a genomic window of Verrucomicrobiia bacterium:
- a CDS encoding metalloregulator ArsR/SmtB family transcription factor codes for MTTVARELKEAFRRNEAACVRVVQLFQLFSNKGRFRIACLLARGEFCVNEITEVVSEGKTSNISQQLKILALSGVIERRRQNQRILYTLKDKRVGNMIRFLQEQFLNGEMK; via the coding sequence ATGACAACTGTTGCAAGAGAGCTGAAGGAAGCGTTCCGGAGGAACGAAGCGGCGTGCGTTCGCGTGGTCCAGTTGTTCCAACTCTTTTCCAACAAGGGGCGCTTCCGCATCGCCTGCCTGCTGGCCCGCGGCGAATTCTGCGTCAACGAGATCACCGAGGTGGTGAGCGAGGGAAAGACCTCAAACATCTCGCAGCAGTTGAAGATCCTCGCTCTTTCAGGGGTCATCGAGCGGCGCCGCCAAAACCAGCGCATTCTCTACACTCTTAAAGACAAACGGGTGGGCAACATGATCCGGTTTCTGCAAGAGCAATTCCTGAACGGAGAAATGAAATGA